GCTACGGCGAGACCGGCTGCGCCGGCGCCGAGGACTCCGATGCCGGAGACGAGGAGGAGGATGAGGGCGAGTTCGTTGAGGGTGGACTCGGTGCTCTTCAGAGGGACGGCGGCGACGACTCCGACGGCGGGGCCTGCCTGGCCGGTGCCGGTGGTGGTGGGGCCCAGATAGCGGGTCACCACGCGGACCGCGTTGCCGTTCTCGTCGGTGCCGTTGCGGAAATGGAGCCGGTTGCTGTCGGCTTCCTTGATCACGTCCTTGTCGGCCTGGGTGACCTTGATCGTGCCCGTGGAGCCGTCGAAGACACAGACCTTTCCGCTGTCCGTCACCACCTGCGAGTAGTTGTTGCGGAAGTTGAAGCCGGTGCTGTTCGTCGGGGTCGTGGTGCAGGAGTTGAGGGCGGCCTCGGCATCGCCGATCTGCTGGATCTGCCGCGGTCCCTGCATCAGCTTCTGCAAGTCGCTGTCCACCTGGTCGTACAGTTTCCCCTGCACGATGAACCAGCACGTCACCGAAACCGCCGCCACCGCGAACGCCACCGCCGCCGCCACCAGCAACGACAGCCGCGCCCGGATCGGCAGGGTCTGGAAGCGGCGTAGAGGCTTCCTCACTCCGCGCCGCCCTGTCGGAGCACATAGCCCACGCCCCGCACGGTGTGCACGAGGCGGGGCTCGCCGCCCGCCTCGGTCTTGCGGCGCAGGTACATGACATACACGTCGAGGGAGTTCGACGACGGCTCGAAGTCGAAGCCCCAGACCGCCTTCAGGATCTGCTCACGGGTCAGGACCTGGCGCGGGTGCGCCATGAACATCTCCAGCAGCGTGAACTCGGTGCGGGTCAGCTCCACCGGGCGCCCGGCACGGGTGACTTCCCGCGTCGCCAGGTCCATGCGGAGGTCCGCGAAGGTCAGCGCCTCGTCCTCCGGCACGGCACCCGCACCGGAAGCCGCCGCGTACGAGCTGCGCCGCAGCAGCGCACGGACCCGCGCGAACAGCTCGTCCAGCTCGAACGGCTTGACCAGGTAGTCGTCGGCGCCGGCGTCCAGGCCGGTCACCCGGTCACCGACCGTGTCCCGTGCCGTCAGCATCAGGATCGGCGTGGTGGTGCCCGCGCCGCGCATCCGGCGGGCGGCGGTCAGACCGTCCATGCGGGGCATCTGGATGTCGAGGACGACCAGGTCGGGCTGGTACGCGGTCGCCTTCTCCAGCGCGTCCGCGCCGTCGACCGCGACCTCCGTGTCGTAGCCCTCGAAGGCGAGGCTGCGCTGGAGTGCTTCGCGCACGGCCGGCTCGTCG
This DNA window, taken from Streptomyces sp. NBC_00663, encodes the following:
- a CDS encoding response regulator transcription factor, with the translated sequence MSPADGDRDPQRILIVDDEPAVREALQRSLAFEGYDTEVAVDGADALEKATAYQPDLVVLDIQMPRMDGLTAARRMRGAGTTTPILMLTARDTVGDRVTGLDAGADDYLVKPFELDELFARVRALLRRSSYAAASGAGAVPEDEALTFADLRMDLATREVTRAGRPVELTRTEFTLLEMFMAHPRQVLTREQILKAVWGFDFEPSSNSLDVYVMYLRRKTEAGGEPRLVHTVRGVGYVLRQGGAE